A single genomic interval of Littorina saxatilis isolate snail1 linkage group LG17, US_GU_Lsax_2.0, whole genome shotgun sequence harbors:
- the LOC138953185 gene encoding uncharacterized protein, producing the protein MLSWQASLSSNGRQGVGTATAVCFRGCVQSFSSSSSPSFTPPSIITESCYDFSLSAQCRRQCRRDRTSPIPYPVSFSSLPPMVVNDDKITDRSDCLGGGRRLHQNELVPSRESSQPAYSASRVSSPDPRRQRRQDSSSSLCLFLPSVGVVSSHHNSELLTLSPHQQQQLVFGCQSPDFPCPSRCQQQQQEPSPVSCLNELVPMVALDCELPLSGRLSPPSDHSALPSHFLPAVSSSTAAHRSDISGLTAASVVDSVHCPVTGTSVTMSSSFSRAAVSSSSHGVSSSIYRSAAVSSSPFQQEEAAPLGHTNNSLADLSDSPAAGQILPLVTTASPCLPAVSSSSSACCEGSEAFECSVTMSATFSQAISSSNVDVDSHHHLLEPTSLPLPRLTPLARSSRKRRFSHCREDADNAVSASGLEVHNGLKDKEEVIADDIVTYGRCGEECGGQHEESPSKRLRLQEETEASSSHAVETNDVECVGLDSVVETDGVHSSENAVIEEEDGQMDFSVQTSVEEEGQMNYGVQTSVDVTAMDSDITVTPGGEHTPAVAVEATESFVVGQSTHGLLEEEADSVVEVDVVGVDNTADSHSADYDHHNHHNYHHQPNPDIPEAEHESHKVNIMMMHREDVSACMDTTEHCCGGGVGGGGGGVSENSSEDGENDADNDDDDSAFFYPSPRPHRISPFLNTPKQRKEERRKILKLSIHKMRAVEDPEHFLRRSVLINNTMKRLQRELREEKLRNSPRRGCYGLYRRASALHYDVLNNSYLLHDEPFTVGESDRITDDMTDALVTRLEATTTTSPFVVPTPSPAPCPVDEPDTSSADFPSVSSSSEEVSTSSMTSCSLGEPASELSADLTSSSLSEPPCTPMSESLALQSDHHYSQHNHHHHHHHESQVPDLMPSLATESEALSSTSLSDLSSPVSSLSSSSSQHSSSQAGVLCEGVFGVQSVVREAQSSSTSCSSESQREKQLYADIDTVFNLIHALGDS; encoded by the coding sequence ATGCTCTCGTGGCAAGCCTCGTTGAGCAGCAATGGCAGGCAGGGGGTAGGCACGGCCACGGCGGTCTGCTTCAGGGGATGTGTGCAGagcttctcctcctcctcctccccctccttcacCCCGCCTTCCATCATCACGGAGTCCTGCTACGACTTCAGCCTCTCCGCTCAGTGCAGAAGACAGTGCAGGAGAGATAGGACTTCTCCCATACCTTACCCCGTGTCCTTCTCCTCTCTGCCGCCTATGGTGGTGAACGACGATAAAATCACTGACAGGTCGGATTGTCTCGGAGGTGGCAGACGCTTGCACCAGAACGAGTTGGTGCCTTCCAGGGAAAGCTCTCAACCTGCTTATTCAGCGAGCAGAGTGTCTTCACCGGATCCTCGGCGTCAGCGCAGGCAAGATTCTTCTTCGTCTCTCTGCTTGTTCCTCCCCAGTGTGGGCGTCGTTAGCAGTCACCACAACAGCGAGCTGCTTACACTTTCTcctcatcagcagcagcagctggtCTTCGGGTGCCAGAGTCCGGATTTTCCTTGTCCATCTCGCtgccagcagcagcagcaggaacCGTCGCCCGTCTCGTGTCTGAATGAGTTAGTCCCCATGGTGGCTCTAGACTGCGAGCTGCCCCTGTCGGGGAGGCTGTCCCCTCCCTCAGACCACTCCGCCCTTCCCTCCCACTTCCTCCCTGCCGTGTCCTCCAGCACTGCCGCTCACCGCTCGGACATCAGCGGATTGACAGCAGCGTCAGTCGTGGACTCTGTGCACTGCCCGGTGACTGGGACCTCTGTGACGATGTCCTCGTCTTTCTCGCGTGCTGCTGTGTCTTCCAGCAGTCACGGCGTCAGCAGCTCTATATACCGTTCAGCGGCTGTGTCTTCCTCGCCTTTCCAGCAAGAAGAGGCAGCACCTCTTGGTCATACCAACAACAGCCTGGCTGACCTCAGTGATAGCCCAGCAGCTGGTCAGATCTTACCACTGGTCACCACCGCTTCGCCTTGCCTGCCCGCTGTGTCCAGCAGTAGCTCAGCCTGCTGTGAGGGCAGCGAAGCCTTCGAGTGCTCAGTGACGATGTCTGCCACCTTCTCGCAAGCCATATCCAGCAGCAACGTTGATGTAGACTCTCACCATCATCTACTAGAGCCTACAAGCCTTCCCCTGCCTCGACTCACGCCTCTTGCCCGCAGCAGCCGCAAACGAAGGTTCTCCCACTGTAGGGAGGACGCTGACAATGCAGTCTCTGCCAGTGGCTTGGAAGTTCACAACGGCCTAAAGGACAAAGAAGAAGTCATAGCAGACGACATTGTTACCTACGGTCGCTGCGGAGAAGAGTGTGGCGGACAACACGAAGAGAGTCCTAGCAAGAGATTAAGACTCCAAGAAGAAACTGAAGCGTCTTCTTCCCATGCGGTTGAAACGAATGACGTGGAGTGTGTCGGACTGGACTCTGTTGTGGAAACCGATGGAGTTCACTCCTCAGAGAATGCTGTGATTGAAGAAGAAGACGGTCAGATGGACTTTAGTGTTCAAACGTCAGTGGAAGAAGAAGGACAGATGAACTATGGTGTTCAAACCTCAGTGGACGTGACAGCTATGGACAGTGACATCACTGTGACACCAGGCGGCGAACACACTCCGGCTGTAGCTGTGGAAGCTACTGAAAGCTTCGTGGTCGGACAGTCGACCCACGGTCTGCTGGAAGAAGAGGCGGACAGCGTCGTGGAGGTGGACGTCGTGGGCGTGGACAACACAGCTGACTCTCACTCTGCAGACTAcgaccaccacaaccaccacaatTATCACCACCAGCCAAACCCAGACATTCCCGAGGCGGAGCACGAGTCTCACAAGGTCAACATAATGATGATGCACAGAGAAGACGTCTCCGCGTGCATGGACACCACAGAACATTGTTGCGGAGGTGgtgtaggaggaggaggaggaggggtgtCGGAGAACTCCTCCGAGGATGGCGAAAACGACGcggacaacgacgacgacgactccGCCTTCTTCTACCCGTCCCCGCGGCCTCACCGCATCAGCCCGTTCCTCAACACGCCCAAGCAGAGGAAGGAGGAGAGGCGGAAGATCCTCAAGCTGTCCATCCACAAGATGCGGGCCGTGGAGGACCCCGAGCACTTCCTCAGACGCTCCGTGCTCATCAACAACACCATGAAGCGCCTGCAGCGCGAGCTGAGGGAGGAGAAGCTGCGCAACAGCCCCAGGCGAGGATGCTACGGTCTCTACCGCAGGGCCTCCGCGCTGCACTACGACGTGCTCAACAACAGCTACCTCCTGCACGACGAGCCCTTCACCGTGGGCGAGAGCGACCGCATCACCGACGACATGACCGACGCCTTGGTCACCCGCCTGGaggccaccaccaccacctcccccTTCGTcgtccccaccccctccccggCCCCTTGCCCTGTCGACGAGCCTGACACGTCTTCGGCAGATTTTCCTTCCGTGTCGTCATCGTCGGAAGAGGTTTccacgtcatcgatgacgtcATGCTCGCTGGGCGAACCCGCGTCAGAGCTGTCAGCGGATCTGACGTCATCGTCGTTGTCAGAACCGCCGTGTACGCCGATGTCAGAAAGTCTGGCTCTTCAATCTGATCACCACTACAGTcagcacaaccaccaccaccaccaccaccatgaaTCACAAGTGCCAGATCTGATGCCTTCTTTAGCGACGGAGTCTGAAGCCTTGTCGTCGACGTCGTTGTCAGACCTGTCGTCGCCCGT